The segment gcaacagcagcggaaGATACGTCGGCCAAAGGCAGACCTCATAGAAGTTGTTCCCCAGGAGGGCCTTACATGGGATAGTGTGTACCGCAAGGTACGCGACACAGTGCGAGATGACCCAGCACACAAGAATCTCGAAGAACATATTGGGATGGGTAAGCGCACGCGAGCGGCCCTCCTTCGTATAGAGCTCAGCCGGTCGGCAGACTCCACTCTAGTGCTACAGGAAGTGCAGGAAATAATCGGAGGGTCTGGAGTTGCTCGTGTCGTAACGGAGATGACGGAACTACTGGTTACCCACATTGACCCACTTGCCGAGGAGGAGGAATTAAAAGCAGCTCTCAATGAAGAGCTGCAAGTTAACGCTGGCGTGACAGCTATAAGCATGTGGCAACTCTTTGATGGAACGAAGCGGGCAAGAGTTCGTTTGCCGACCAAAGCAGCCAAGCAGCTTGCCGGACGAAAGTTGAGACTGTGCGGTTGCATCAGCAGTATAAAGGAAGCCATGCCCGTCTCGGTAGATCGACAGCGATGCTACCGCTGTCTGGAAAGAGGCCATCTGGCGCGCGATTGTCAATCTCCCGTGGATCGCCAACAGGCGTATATTCGGTGCGGCGCAGATGGTCACTATGCCAAAAGCTGCACTTCCGAGATCAAGTGTGCTGCGTGCAACGGTCCCCACCGCATTGGCCATATCTCTTGTGCTCGTCCTGCAGCGCGATGCCTGCACTAAAAATTCTGCAACTCAACGTAGACCACTGTCGCGAGGGCCAGGCCTTAGCACTACAAGCAGCGCGAGAGCACCGTGCTGACATATTGCTTCTGTCTGATATGCACAGGCCGCCTGAGAACAACGGGGGATGGGCGTATGATGTATCCAAGAAAGTAGCGGTAGTAGCCACCGGCTCGTACCCTATACAGCGAGTGTGGGGCAGCGAGCTACGCGGACTAGTCGCTGCTCAGGTAGCCGGTATCACATTCATGAGTGTATACGCCCCTCCAAGCCTGTCAGCACATGAGTTTGAGCGACTATTGGGGGCCATTGAGTTGGAAGCCGCGTCTCATTCCCGCGTCGTAGTTGCGGGGGACTTCAATGCCTGGCACGAAGAGTGGGGCAGCGGGAGAAACGGGCAGCGTGGGATCGAGCTACTGCAAACTGTGGAAACACTGGGACTCTCGATCCTCAATCGAGGTCGCAAACCAACCTTCATCGGACGAGGTTTCGCGGCTAGTAGTGTCATTGATGTATCGTTTTCGAGT is part of the Anopheles gambiae chromosome X, idAnoGambNW_F1_1, whole genome shotgun sequence genome and harbors:
- the LOC133391034 gene encoding AF4/FMR2 family member lilli-like, whose protein sequence is MEEKLREQQEDAQRREEEARRREEAAKADNEKLRVEQQETRTTLIAISAQLRDLQQKNQMKRQQQHQPPQQPGPSTSAVSLRNVEVQAQPEEDIDHSSFVEVVRRKPRGINSGKSSSQQREQQQRSLQQQQQQQQQQQQQQQEQQQQQQQQRKIRRPKADLIEVVPQEGLTWDSVYRKVRDTVRDDPAHKNLEEHIGMGKRTRAALLRIELSRSADSTLVLQEVQEIIGGSGVARVVTEMTELLVTHIDPLAEEEELKAALNEELQVNAGVTAISMWQLFDGTKRARVRLPTKAAKQLAGRKLRLCGCISSIKEAMPVSVDRQRCYRCLERGHLARDCQSPVDRQQAYIRCGADGHYAKSCTSEIKCAACNGPHRIGHISCARPAARCLH